The sequence CGCCAACCGGTTGCTGCGCCGTGTGGCCGACTACGCCCAGGTGGCCGGGAGCGCGGTCATCGACGCGGAGGTGGCGGCCAAGGGCCTTGACATCATGGATGTGGATTCGCGTGGCCTGGACATGATGGACCGCAAGATCCTGGAATGCATCATCGATCATTTCGGCGGCGGGCCCGTGGGCGTGAAGACCATTGCGGCGGCCTGCTCCGAAGAGGTGCGGACCATCGAGGACATCTACGAACCCTACCTGATCCAGTGCGGTTTTTTGAAGCGCACCCCCCGGGGCCGGGTGGTCACGCCCAAAGCCTACCAGCACATCGACGGCGGGCTGAAGCTGCGCGGCGAATAGGCCGGAACGCCTTTTTGGCGGCAAGGAAAATGCCCCGGTGACCGGTCTTGTCCGGCACCATTTTTGACCTGTCATCACTTCAGTCCAGCGAGGAGCCATGAAAGTTATTGATCCGTGTTTTTCCTTCATGCACCTGCCCGACGGCGAGTTTGTCCTGAGCCACCTCGAACTGGCGGCCCGGACCTGTTACAAATCCGAAGACAAATCCAGCCCGGATTCGGCCCGCAAGCTTCTCTCCCGCATCGTGCGTCTGGGCCATGACAGTGTTTTGGAGCACATCAGCGTTACAGTTCGTATCGTCTGCGACAGGGGCGTGACCCATGAACTGGTCCGCCACCGTCTGTGCGCCTTTTCGCAGGAAAGCACCCGCTACGCCAACTACGCCCAGGACAAGTTCGGTCGCGAGATCACGGTGATCCGTCCATTTTTCTGGGCCGAGGATGACGCCCGTTACGCATTGTGGCTGTCCGCCATGCAGGCTTGCGAGGACGCCTATCTGCGTCTGGTCGATGCCGGGGCCACGGCACAGGAGGCCAGAAGCGTCCTGCCCAACAGCCTCAAGACCGAGATCGTGACTACGGCCAACATCCGGGAGTGGCGACACATTTTCAAGTTGCGTTGCGACAAGGCTGCCCACCCCCAGATGCGCCAGGTCATGCTCCCGCTGATGAGCGCATTTCAGCAACGCATTCCCCTGCTTTTCGACGATCTGGGAGAGCGTTTTGCCGAGGCCCTCGCCGAACTGGACTCCCAGGGTGCCGCCGCCCGCTTGTACTGAAATTTTTACGCACTTAAGGTATCGTTAAGGGCATGTTCAAGAAACGTGCCCTTTTTTTGTTGTGGTATGTGAGGAATTGTCCGACAGGATCGTAGGATGGCTCGGAAACAAGCCCTAGGAAGAGCAAATCCCCTTTTTGCCTTT is a genomic window of Desulfomicrobium baculatum DSM 4028 containing:
- the thyX gene encoding FAD-dependent thymidylate synthase translates to MKVIDPCFSFMHLPDGEFVLSHLELAARTCYKSEDKSSPDSARKLLSRIVRLGHDSVLEHISVTVRIVCDRGVTHELVRHRLCAFSQESTRYANYAQDKFGREITVIRPFFWAEDDARYALWLSAMQACEDAYLRLVDAGATAQEARSVLPNSLKTEIVTTANIREWRHIFKLRCDKAAHPQMRQVMLPLMSAFQQRIPLLFDDLGERFAEALAELDSQGAAARLY